The Ketogulonicigenium robustum nucleotide sequence CCAACCCGCATTTCGCCAAAATGTGGGGCGCGATCAAGGATTTCCGCTCGGAATATTATACTTGGGCGCAGATCGCCGATTACAACTACGACACCTATATGATGATCAAGCAGAACGAAGGCGCGCTGTAAGGCGTCGTTTTGCCGTGACTACAGGGCCCCGCAGTCAAGCTGCGGGGCTTTTGGGTTATGTCAGGGAAGTTTACCTATATATTTCCGCAATAAAATGATGATTTGTAGAAATATTCATCGGTTTTATTATTCCATCCGTCGGGGAACTTGACTAGTTTGCGCGAACCTCCGGGGACGATTCCCGGGGTTTGGGAGGACTACCAGATGGATAGACGTTCGTTTCTGGCCAAAGCCTCGGTCGGGGGTGTTGCGGCTGCGGCTGTCAGCACGCTGGCCGCACCGGCACTGGCGCAGAGCAACCCGCGCATTACGTGGCGCTTGGCTTCATCCTTTCCCAAGTCGCTTGACGTGCTTTATGGCGGCGCCGAGAGCCTGAACCGGTATCTGTCCGAGGCGACAGATGGCAACTTCACCATCCAGCCGTTTGCGGCGGGGGAATTGGTGGGCCCATTGCAGGTGCAGGATGCGGTCAGCGAAGGCACGGTCGAGGCGGCTCATACCGTCGGCTATTATTTCTGGGGTAAGGACCCGACGTTCGCGTTGGCGACCTCGATCCCGTTTTCGCTGTCGGCGCGGGGGATGAATGCGTTCCTGTATTACGGTGGCGGCAACGAACTCTATAACAAGTTTTTGGCGACGCATAACATTGTCGCCTATCCCGGCGGCAATTCGGGCGCGCAGATGGGCGGTTGGTTCCGCAAGGAAATCAACACGACCGAGGATCTGCGCGGGCTGAAGTTCCGCGTCGGCGGTTTCGCTGGCAAGGTGCTGGAGCAGCTGGGCGTCGTGCCGCAGCAGATCGCGGCGGGCGACATCTATCAGGCGCTGGAGCGCGGCACGATTGATGCGGCCGAATGGGTCGGCCCCTATGATGATGAAAAACTGGGTTTCGTGAAGGTTGCGCCCTATTACTACGCGCCCGGCGTGTGGGAAGGCGGCCCGACGCTGCACTTCTATTTCAACAAACCCGCCTATGACGACCTGCCGCCGCAGTACAAGACCCTGTTGCAGATGGCGACGCGCGCGGTGAATAACGACGTTCTGGCCGAATACGACTGGCGCAACCCGCCCGCGCTGAAGGTACTGGCTGCCCAAGGCGCGAACCTGCGCTGGTTCCCCAAAGAGGTGATGGACGACATGTTCGATGCCGCCAACGGCGTTTACGCCGAAATGGAGGCGACAAATCCCGCGTTTGCCGAGATGTGGGGGGCGATCAAACAGTTCCGCGCGGATCATTACACGTGGTCGCAGGTGACCGAATACACCTACGACACCTATATGATGATCAAGCAAAACGAGGGTGCGCTGTAAGCCACCGCTGCGTTTTACAGTCAAGGCCCCGCAGTTCTACTGCGGGGCTTTTGCGTTATGTCAGCAAAGATTACCTATTTTTATAGCAATAAAATATCGCGCAGCGTCAAAAATATTCGGTTTTGTTATTCCATCTTTGTGACAACCTTATTAGGTTGCCGAAAGTTTCCCCGGGCGATTCCGGGATTTGAGAGGATTACTTTCATGGATAGACGTTCGTTTATGGCGAAGGCCTCGGTTGGCGGTGCTGCTGCGGCAGCCGCAACCACGCTGGCCGCGCCGGCCCTTGCACAAAGCATGCCCCGCATCACCTGGCGTCTGGCGTCTTCGTTCCCGAAGTCGACCCCTTCGCTGTGGAACGCGGGCGAGACGCTGTGCAACTTCGTGTCCGAGGCGACCGATGGCCAGTTCACCATTCAGCCCTTCGCCCCGGGCGAGCTGGTTGGCGGCCTGCAAGTGCACGATGCCGTCAGCGAAGGCACCGTCGAGATTGCCCACACCGTTGGCTATTATTTCTGGGGCAAGGATCCGACCTTTGCGCTGGGCTCGGCTGTTCCGTTCGCGCTGAACGCCCGTGGCATGAACG carries:
- a CDS encoding TRAP transporter substrate-binding protein produces the protein MDRRSFLAKASVGGVAAAAVSTLAAPALAQSNPRITWRLASSFPKSLDVLYGGAESLNRYLSEATDGNFTIQPFAAGELVGPLQVQDAVSEGTVEAAHTVGYYFWGKDPTFALATSIPFSLSARGMNAFLYYGGGNELYNKFLATHNIVAYPGGNSGAQMGGWFRKEINTTEDLRGLKFRVGGFAGKVLEQLGVVPQQIAAGDIYQALERGTIDAAEWVGPYDDEKLGFVKVAPYYYAPGVWEGGPTLHFYFNKPAYDDLPPQYKTLLQMATRAVNNDVLAEYDWRNPPALKVLAAQGANLRWFPKEVMDDMFDAANGVYAEMEATNPAFAEMWGAIKQFRADHYTWSQVTEYTYDTYMMIKQNEGAL